The Candidatus Abyssobacteria bacterium SURF_5 genome contains a region encoding:
- a CDS encoding sugar isomerase domain-containing protein, which yields MSLYYDKILELLKKISDTQAGEITRAGATVGKTIKDGGLVHTFGSGHSAAIAYEAHGRAGGLAAVSAIIDPLRGLAEKVEGYGRALLTPVRLRPTDSMIIISNSGRNALPIEVAMVAKEHGLPLIVITSLAHSKSVSSRHSSGKRLFEIADIVLDNLGDPGDAAVALPQIDVPMGPTSTITGAFIMNEIMISAAQWLSENGIQPPIFKSANLDGSKDHNLRLRNLYDAPLRLW from the coding sequence ATGAGCTTGTACTACGACAAAATCCTCGAATTGCTGAAGAAGATAAGCGACACGCAGGCGGGCGAGATCACACGCGCCGGAGCCACAGTCGGGAAAACAATCAAGGACGGCGGATTGGTGCATACGTTCGGAAGCGGGCATTCCGCAGCCATTGCATACGAGGCGCATGGGCGTGCCGGCGGGCTGGCCGCCGTCAGCGCCATCATCGATCCCCTGCGCGGGCTGGCCGAGAAGGTGGAAGGATACGGACGCGCATTGCTGACGCCGGTGCGGCTTCGCCCAACCGACTCGATGATCATCATCTCCAACTCCGGCCGCAACGCGCTCCCGATCGAGGTGGCGATGGTGGCTAAGGAACACGGGCTGCCCCTTATCGTTATCACCTCGCTCGCACACTCGAAATCCGTCTCCTCCCGCCACTCGAGCGGCAAAAGACTTTTCGAGATCGCCGACATCGTTCTTGATAATCTCGGCGATCCCGGCGATGCAGCAGTCGCTCTTCCGCAGATTGATGTCCCGATGGGGCCCACCTCGACAATCACCGGCGCCTTCATCATGAATGAAATCATGATCAGCGCCGCCCAATGGTTGAGCGAGAATGGCATTCAGCCGCCCATTTTCAAGAGCGCAAATCTCGACGGCTCAAAAGATCACAACCTGCGGCTCCGCAACCTGTATGACGCTCCGCTCAGGTTGTGGTAG
- a CDS encoding secernin-3, which yields MFCSDSPDKKKACRQAYIAGCDTLVALASATADGSVVFGKNSDRPADESQPLCQEFGKKHERGSTVKCQYLEIPQVEETYSVIGSRPHWLWGFEHGVNEYGVAIGNEAVFTKEEPSETGLLGMDLVRLGLERGRTARAALEVITRLIEEYGQGGAAYEHLNWGYSNSFLIADQAEAYILETAGREYARKEIDAVGSISNHIAIGSDYDRVSKSAMQRAAEKGWWDQSRQFDFSAVYRSTEMVPPHISEERLRQSTNLLQEFRGKISPDIMMRFLRDHYESRTTFTPGLDPSEGRCYSICMHADPVGTTAASVVAHIRRKYPFVTYWASFGNPCCGVFLPLYLQGRVPSVLLKAGGASSNDSVWWLFKRLDEAVAADYASNTFVVQSAWAELESEFVKQAAEMEGAATLLEGRGKRDQAKHLLEGFMHDNVNRVACCAERLTAELG from the coding sequence ATGTTCTGTTCGGACTCTCCAGATAAAAAGAAAGCATGCCGACAGGCGTATATAGCGGGGTGCGACACGCTTGTTGCGCTGGCTTCGGCAACGGCTGACGGCTCGGTGGTTTTCGGGAAAAACAGTGATCGGCCCGCCGATGAGAGCCAGCCGCTTTGCCAGGAGTTCGGCAAGAAGCACGAGCGGGGCTCGACGGTCAAATGCCAGTATCTCGAAATCCCGCAGGTGGAGGAGACGTATTCGGTGATCGGATCGCGCCCGCACTGGCTGTGGGGATTCGAGCACGGCGTAAACGAGTATGGCGTAGCCATTGGCAACGAGGCCGTCTTCACCAAGGAAGAACCTTCCGAAACAGGTCTGCTTGGAATGGATCTGGTGCGGCTCGGGCTCGAGCGCGGGCGAACGGCTCGGGCGGCTCTTGAGGTGATAACGCGGCTCATCGAAGAATACGGGCAGGGAGGGGCGGCTTACGAACATTTGAACTGGGGCTACAGCAACTCGTTTCTGATCGCGGACCAGGCCGAGGCGTATATCCTCGAGACCGCCGGCCGCGAGTACGCGCGGAAAGAAATCGATGCGGTCGGAAGTATCTCGAATCACATCGCCATTGGATCAGATTACGACAGGGTTTCCAAAAGCGCAATGCAGCGGGCGGCAGAGAAAGGCTGGTGGGACCAGAGCAGGCAGTTCGATTTTTCCGCCGTTTACCGCAGCACCGAGATGGTGCCCCCGCATATTTCCGAGGAACGCCTGCGCCAGTCGACGAATCTGCTGCAGGAATTCCGCGGGAAAATATCGCCGGACATCATGATGCGATTTCTGCGGGACCATTACGAGAGCAGGACGACTTTTACGCCCGGTCTCGATCCGTCGGAAGGAAGATGTTATTCGATCTGCATGCATGCCGATCCGGTGGGCACGACGGCGGCGAGCGTGGTGGCTCACATTCGGAGGAAGTATCCTTTTGTTACGTATTGGGCTTCATTCGGCAATCCGTGCTGCGGCGTCTTTCTGCCGCTCTATCTGCAGGGGCGCGTGCCAAGCGTACTGTTAAAGGCGGGTGGAGCATCCTCGAACGATTCCGTCTGGTGGCTCTTCAAGCGTCTGGATGAGGCGGTGGCGGCTGATTATGCGTCGAACACATTCGTTGTGCAGTCGGCATGGGCGGAACTGGAGTCGGAATTCGTGAAACAAGCCGCTGAGATGGAAGGCGCCGCCACGTTATTGGAGGGCCGCGGGAAACGGGATCAGGCGAAGCATCTCCTTGAAGGCTTCATGCACGACAACGTGAATCGTGTCGCCTGTTGCGCCGAGCGCCTGACGGCAGAACTGGGATGA